The following are encoded together in the Mumia sp. Pv4-285 genome:
- a CDS encoding aldo/keto reductase translates to METLTLNNGVEMPVLGYGVFQTPPDETRTAVREALDAGYRHIDTAAAYMNEREVGEAIAASDLERSDVFVETKVWISDYGYDATLHAFDKSAGKLGVDQIDLLILHQALPSRFDLTLDAYRALETLLADGSVRAIGVSNFMPDQLARLLDVASVVPAVNQIEVHPYFRQSALLDVDAEHEIVSQAWSPIGGITFYRDGSHGSTLEDPMINEIAQAHDKSPAQVMLRWHVQQGRQVIPKSVTPSRIRENIDVFDFALTDDELAAIDGLDTGVRGGPEPEAITLESFGRDIPEA, encoded by the coding sequence ATGGAGACCCTCACCCTCAACAACGGCGTCGAGATGCCCGTCCTGGGCTACGGCGTCTTCCAGACCCCGCCCGACGAGACCCGCACCGCCGTCCGCGAAGCCCTCGACGCCGGCTACCGGCACATCGACACTGCAGCGGCGTACATGAACGAGCGAGAGGTCGGCGAGGCCATCGCCGCCTCAGACCTCGAGCGCAGCGACGTCTTCGTCGAGACGAAGGTCTGGATCAGCGACTACGGGTACGACGCCACGCTCCACGCCTTCGACAAGAGCGCGGGCAAGCTCGGAGTGGATCAGATCGACCTCCTGATCCTCCACCAGGCGCTCCCGAGCCGGTTCGACCTGACCCTCGACGCCTACCGCGCGCTGGAGACGCTGCTGGCCGACGGCTCGGTACGCGCGATCGGCGTCAGCAACTTCATGCCCGACCAGCTGGCCCGTCTCCTCGACGTCGCGTCCGTGGTGCCGGCCGTGAACCAGATCGAGGTCCATCCGTACTTCCGTCAGTCAGCGCTGCTCGACGTCGACGCGGAGCACGAGATCGTCTCCCAGGCCTGGTCGCCGATCGGTGGCATCACCTTCTATCGCGACGGGAGCCACGGGTCGACCCTGGAGGACCCGATGATCAACGAGATCGCCCAGGCTCACGACAAGTCGCCCGCCCAGGTCATGCTGCGCTGGCACGTTCAGCAGGGCCGTCAGGTGATCCCGAAGTCCGTCACGCCGTCACGCATCCGCGAGAACATCGACGTCTTCGACTTCGCCCTGACCGACGACGAGCTCGCTGCCATCGACGGCCTCGACACGGGCGTACGGGGTGGTCCCGAACCGGAGGCCATCACCCTCGAGTCCTTCGGCCGCGACATCCCGGAAGCCTGA
- a CDS encoding flavodoxin, translating to MTRRVVVRGALAAGAGAVLASAAGCTEPASSPRNQRVLLAYFSRPGENYYYGDRIDLDVGNTQVLAGLIRDRIGCDVHRIRESDLYPHDYDATVARNVEEQEADARPAVADPLPDLAAYDVVLLASPIWNVRPPMIMRTFTEALDFDGITVHPLTTHAMSGLGTAERDYAESCAGDEWLVRVDLTSARPPTTER from the coding sequence GTGACGCGCCGGGTGGTCGTACGAGGAGCGCTCGCCGCCGGGGCCGGCGCCGTCCTCGCCTCGGCCGCGGGGTGCACCGAACCGGCATCGTCGCCCAGGAACCAGCGTGTGCTGCTCGCCTACTTCTCCCGACCAGGCGAGAACTACTACTACGGCGACCGCATCGACCTCGATGTGGGCAACACCCAGGTGCTCGCCGGCCTGATCCGCGACCGGATCGGATGCGACGTCCACCGCATCCGAGAGTCCGACCTGTACCCGCACGACTACGACGCCACCGTCGCGCGCAACGTCGAGGAGCAGGAGGCCGATGCGCGCCCTGCCGTCGCCGATCCGCTCCCCGACCTGGCGGCGTACGACGTGGTCCTCCTCGCCAGCCCGATCTGGAACGTGCGACCGCCGATGATCATGCGGACCTTCACGGAGGCACTCGACTTCGACGGCATCACGGTCCATCCCCTCACCACGCACGCCATGAGCGGCCTCGGGACCGCCGAGCGCGACTACGCAGAGTCCTGCGCGGGCGACGAGTGGCTCGTGCGCGTCGACCTCACATCAGCCCGACCACCCACGACAGAACGGTGA
- a CDS encoding alcohol dehydrogenase catalytic domain-containing protein has product MRATYMFGAGDVRVVDAPDPTIQQPTDALVRVTRACVCGSDLHPYHQMPPTEGGSPMGHEFIGVVEATGAEVATLVPGDFVIAPFAVSCGVCEFCRAGLQTSCVNGGFWSDAVLGTAGGQAEAVRVPLADGTLVKVPGITDSTDDPLLASLLSLSDVYGTGWHAAVKGGVKTGSTVTVIGDGAVGLLAVLSAKQLGAERIVLMGRHEARTDLGLELGATDVVAERGAEGIAAVRDLTAGGSPIVLEAVGHMPAYEQAVGIVRPGGVISRVGVPQYEDAPVGFGSLFGPNITLTGGPAPVRAYIEQLLPAVLDGSVQPGKVFDLGLSLEDTPKAYAAMDAREALKVVVSPW; this is encoded by the coding sequence ATGCGAGCCACCTACATGTTCGGCGCCGGTGACGTCCGCGTCGTCGACGCCCCCGACCCGACGATCCAGCAGCCCACGGACGCCCTCGTCCGTGTCACCCGCGCGTGCGTCTGCGGCAGCGACCTCCACCCGTACCACCAGATGCCCCCGACGGAGGGCGGCTCCCCGATGGGCCACGAGTTCATCGGCGTGGTCGAGGCGACCGGCGCCGAGGTCGCGACCCTCGTCCCGGGCGACTTCGTCATCGCCCCGTTCGCCGTGTCCTGCGGCGTCTGCGAGTTCTGCCGCGCCGGCCTCCAGACCTCCTGCGTCAACGGCGGCTTCTGGAGCGACGCGGTCCTGGGCACCGCCGGAGGCCAGGCGGAGGCCGTACGAGTCCCGCTGGCCGACGGCACCCTCGTCAAGGTCCCCGGCATCACCGACTCCACGGACGACCCGCTGCTGGCCTCGCTGCTCTCGTTGTCCGACGTGTACGGCACGGGCTGGCACGCCGCCGTCAAGGGCGGGGTGAAAACCGGGAGCACCGTCACCGTGATCGGCGACGGCGCCGTTGGTCTGCTGGCCGTCCTCTCGGCCAAGCAGCTGGGCGCCGAGCGGATCGTCCTGATGGGCCGCCACGAGGCCCGCACCGACCTCGGCCTCGAGCTCGGCGCCACCGACGTGGTCGCCGAGCGCGGCGCAGAAGGCATCGCAGCGGTTCGCGACCTCACCGCCGGTGGCAGTCCGATCGTGCTGGAGGCCGTCGGTCACATGCCTGCGTACGAGCAGGCGGTCGGCATCGTCCGTCCGGGCGGCGTCATCAGCCGGGTCGGCGTCCCGCAGTACGAGGACGCTCCGGTCGGCTTCGGCAGCCTCTTCGGCCCCAACATCACGCTCACCGGTGGTCCGGCACCCGTACGCGCCTACATCGAGCAGCTCCTCCCGGCCGTCCTCGACGGCAGCGTCCAGCCCGGCAAGGTGTTCGACCTCGGTCTGTCGCTCGAGGACACCCCGAAGGCGTACGCCGCGATGGACGCCCGCGAAGCCCTCAAGGTCGTCGTCTCCCCGTGGTGA
- a CDS encoding helix-turn-helix transcriptional regulator, whose protein sequence is MASMDLRGEIREFLSTRRARITPEQAGLPAYGGNRRVKGLRREEVAMLAGVSVDYYVRMERGSLAGASESVLDALASALQLDDAERDHLYDLARESGTSTRRRRTPSATVRPAVQQVLDAISDAPAWVRNGRHDILAMNPLARALYAPVFEDPRRPANTTRFVYLHPEAARELFVDYDNIARDAAAMLRLEAGRNPHDKALIELVGELSTRSELFRQRWASQDVRYHRSGRKRLRHPIVGQLDLDFESMELPSEPGLHLNVYTAASGSPSSDALKLLASWVATQEHAAVEQHDTSD, encoded by the coding sequence ATGGCATCGATGGACCTTCGTGGCGAGATCCGCGAGTTCCTCAGCACCCGCCGCGCCCGGATCACGCCGGAGCAGGCGGGACTTCCTGCGTACGGCGGCAACCGTCGCGTCAAGGGGCTGCGCCGTGAAGAGGTTGCGATGCTGGCCGGGGTCTCGGTCGACTACTACGTGCGGATGGAGCGCGGCAGCCTGGCCGGTGCCTCCGAGTCGGTGCTCGACGCGCTCGCCAGTGCCCTGCAGCTCGACGATGCCGAACGCGACCACCTGTACGACCTCGCCCGCGAGTCCGGCACGAGCACACGTCGCCGCCGCACACCGTCGGCGACCGTGCGGCCGGCCGTCCAGCAGGTCCTCGACGCGATCTCCGACGCGCCGGCGTGGGTGCGAAACGGCCGCCACGACATCCTCGCGATGAACCCGCTGGCGCGTGCGCTGTACGCCCCGGTGTTCGAGGACCCACGCCGGCCCGCGAACACCACACGGTTCGTGTACCTGCACCCCGAGGCCGCGCGGGAGCTGTTCGTCGACTACGACAACATCGCCCGTGACGCCGCCGCGATGCTCCGCCTCGAAGCCGGACGCAACCCGCACGACAAGGCACTCATCGAGCTCGTCGGAGAGCTCTCGACGCGCAGCGAGCTGTTCCGTCAGCGCTGGGCGTCGCAGGACGTGCGCTATCACCGCAGCGGCCGCAAACGCCTGCGGCACCCGATCGTCGGGCAGCTCGACCTCGACTTCGAGTCCATGGAGCTGCCGTCCGAACCCGGCCTCCACCTCAACGTCTACACCGCGGCGAGCGGCAGCCCCTCCTCCGATGCCCTCAAGCTCCTCGCCTCCTGGGTCGCCACCCAGGAGCACGCCGCGGTCGAGCAGCACGACACCTCGGACTGA
- a CDS encoding class I SAM-dependent methyltransferase, which translates to MSQPPETSDDPFHGRRPTSHERMSGRPWDASYEDGPAPWDMGGPQPAVVRLASRGAFEGPVLDAGCGTGENALHLASLGLEVVGVDVAGTALEIARAKAADRGIDVELLTADAFALQDLGRRFGTVLDCGLFHTCDEEERPRYAASVASVTEQGGTLFVLCFSDAGPGSGPHPVSQDSLRATFGRRSDWEVATIARERIHTRFDDAGASAWLATITRV; encoded by the coding sequence ATGTCACAGCCACCGGAGACCTCGGACGACCCGTTCCACGGTCGGCGGCCGACCAGCCACGAGCGCATGTCGGGGCGCCCGTGGGACGCCTCGTACGAGGACGGACCTGCGCCCTGGGACATGGGAGGCCCGCAACCCGCGGTCGTACGCCTCGCCTCGAGGGGTGCGTTCGAGGGTCCCGTGCTCGACGCCGGGTGCGGGACGGGCGAGAACGCCCTGCACCTCGCATCCCTCGGCCTCGAGGTCGTGGGCGTCGACGTGGCCGGGACGGCGCTCGAGATCGCCCGGGCCAAGGCCGCCGACCGCGGCATCGACGTCGAGCTGCTCACCGCAGACGCGTTCGCGCTGCAGGACCTGGGCCGCAGGTTCGGGACGGTCCTGGACTGCGGGCTGTTCCACACGTGCGACGAGGAGGAGCGACCACGCTATGCGGCGAGCGTCGCGTCGGTCACCGAGCAGGGTGGCACCCTCTTCGTGCTGTGCTTCAGCGACGCGGGCCCCGGTTCGGGCCCGCACCCGGTCAGCCAGGACTCCCTCCGAGCGACGTTCGGTCGTCGGTCCGACTGGGAGGTCGCCACGATCGCTCGCGAACGCATCCACACGCGCTTCGACGACGCCGGTGCCTCGGCCTGGCTGGCGACGATCACCCGGGTCTAG
- a CDS encoding VOC family protein produces the protein MSLQVQVTFDAHDPRALSTFWRDVLGYVHPGPPGVDLPEGADPLAAWDDLLAQLGVPEEERNTKSAIEDPDGQGPRLFFQQVPEDKVVKNRVHLDVRAAPGLDGDERMAALEAECERLVALGAHRVRRFEAEPPMESGFIVMTDPEGNEFCLD, from the coding sequence ATGAGCCTCCAAGTCCAGGTCACCTTCGACGCACACGACCCGCGGGCGCTGTCGACGTTCTGGCGAGACGTCCTGGGGTACGTCCACCCCGGTCCGCCAGGCGTCGACCTCCCGGAGGGCGCCGATCCGCTCGCGGCGTGGGACGACCTCCTCGCGCAGCTCGGGGTTCCGGAGGAGGAGCGCAACACCAAGTCCGCCATCGAAGACCCCGATGGCCAGGGCCCGCGGCTGTTCTTCCAGCAGGTGCCCGAGGACAAGGTCGTCAAGAACCGGGTCCACCTCGACGTCCGAGCGGCTCCCGGTCTCGACGGGGACGAGCGGATGGCGGCGCTGGAGGCCGAGTGCGAGCGACTCGTGGCGCTGGGTGCGCATCGCGTACGCCGGTTCGAGGCCGAGCCTCCGATGGAGTCGGGCTTCATCGTGATGACCGACCCCGAGGGCAACGAGTTCTGCCTGGACTGA
- a CDS encoding iron chaperone, whose protein sequence is MAATGKSAKKTTTAPGFTAEERAAMKERAEELKAEGRGGKKKADNLKALLDKIAEMPEPDRAMAERIHAIVTSVAPELDAKTWYGMPAYQNKDGKNICFFQPASKFDARYATFGFEGAANLDDGTMWPTAYALTELTDETAKQIEELVRRAVS, encoded by the coding sequence ATGGCCGCAACGGGGAAGTCCGCAAAGAAGACCACGACCGCACCGGGGTTCACCGCCGAGGAGCGCGCCGCGATGAAGGAGCGCGCCGAGGAGCTCAAGGCCGAGGGGCGCGGCGGCAAGAAGAAGGCCGACAATCTCAAGGCCCTGCTCGACAAGATCGCCGAGATGCCCGAGCCGGACCGCGCGATGGCCGAGCGCATCCACGCGATCGTCACCTCCGTCGCGCCCGAGCTCGACGCGAAGACCTGGTACGGGATGCCGGCGTACCAGAACAAGGACGGCAAGAACATCTGCTTCTTCCAGCCTGCGTCCAAGTTCGACGCACGGTACGCGACGTTCGGCTTCGAGGGAGCGGCGAACCTCGACGACGGGACGATGTGGCCCACGGCGTACGCGTTGACCGAGCTGACCGACGAGACGGCCAAGCAGATCGAGGAGCTCGTGAGGCGTGCGGTGAGCTGA
- a CDS encoding DoxX family protein, whose product MEIAYRIVAGLLGVFYLYAGGKKVVQTKEQLAPMMGWVDTVPMGLVRIIGVLELLGVVGLILPPLTGIAPWLAVVAALGFVVLQVLATALHLSRGEAKVIGLNVVLVVLAGVTAWLATVW is encoded by the coding sequence ATGGAGATCGCGTACCGGATCGTCGCGGGGCTGCTGGGCGTCTTCTACCTCTACGCCGGCGGCAAGAAGGTCGTGCAGACCAAGGAGCAGCTCGCACCGATGATGGGGTGGGTCGACACGGTGCCGATGGGGCTGGTCCGGATCATCGGTGTCCTCGAGCTGCTCGGCGTCGTCGGACTGATCCTGCCGCCGCTGACCGGCATCGCGCCGTGGCTGGCCGTCGTCGCCGCGCTCGGCTTCGTCGTGCTCCAGGTGCTGGCGACGGCGCTGCACCTCTCGCGGGGTGAGGCGAAGGTGATCGGGCTCAACGTGGTGCTCGTCGTGCTCGCCGGCGTCACCGCCTGGCTCGCGACCGTGTGGTGA
- a CDS encoding PQQ-binding-like beta-propeller repeat protein, with the protein MRTRLTRGRAARVLGVLLALTLAASPATGLVSAAEPGSPDGLTAVDPTGADMPTVGGNLGNQHYSGLKQITKRNLDKLGPAWRTHVSAVAPASDDVGQQTTPIVVDGIIYTDTPSGGVIAVDGKTGDAEWKWEPEGFDTSGTRRGVSAGDGMIFTIADENRVVALDQETGEEVWVVQAQGPNGEDVGNVDRVATVYNDGIVYAHAANGDRAAVVALDSSDGSHIWHFFGGPDRGTIFTDVNGNSVDAGATWGPVLPDGTDCALEGGSTPWIHGAVDPELGMYYMTFGNARSCTSSQDGSQRPGDNLFSSTMVAVDMTTGEYKWHYQSIKHDVWDMDNVHPPTLADIKVKGKTRKVVFYGSKSGHQFVIDRTNGKSVLPVVEKPMITDSRQNHALTQPFPEQRLLPECVVWEKLDRDNVPGDPWRAVPNYNGYQPDEDGNLLFNPDSYVKQDEPFLTYPGGQDHRKGCMYDPQWDLPILSTTSQNGGGDWSNHAYSHRTNMVYFPYGTNPVAHWNGAGANGQRAIGQYQTGGILAYDASTGKKRWTNHLGTDMSHGQGPLVTASDLLFVGQIDGKLLAMNARNGDVLWDFQTGSGIAAAPVTYEIDGEQYVAILAAGSTNPYGASVTQGDSLWAFKLGGSYTTESGSQEGPDTAPLSIRRPVMGGPVEGSTVDNTVLLGRTDRSTDTAAAQDSTSQRGMAPTHLRVPVGTTVTFRNPGVETFPNFPNQLEHCATQYFEGEFNPRLQPGETYEHTFDRAGEYFFNDCTDPRPAGKIEVYLEPQDQPGAFRFIPSWLHLGPVTGQFTNVRGKVTATFDVPRGYRYDGDAVLKTPLSASPVVPTKVSTVTLPPSLGGGTKLVVQLDRADLDNNVPEGNGVALTLTANFLDKGVQKQLTSTATVKVTK; encoded by the coding sequence ATGCGCACACGTCTGACAAGGGGGCGGGCCGCGAGAGTGCTGGGGGTGCTGCTGGCGCTCACGCTCGCCGCGTCCCCCGCGACCGGTCTGGTGTCCGCCGCGGAACCCGGCTCGCCCGACGGGCTCACGGCTGTCGATCCGACCGGGGCAGACATGCCCACGGTCGGAGGCAACCTCGGCAACCAGCACTACTCGGGGCTGAAGCAGATCACGAAGCGAAACCTCGACAAGCTCGGGCCGGCCTGGCGCACCCATGTTTCCGCGGTCGCCCCTGCCTCCGACGACGTGGGCCAGCAGACCACACCGATCGTGGTCGACGGCATCATCTACACCGACACCCCCAGCGGCGGCGTCATCGCGGTCGACGGCAAGACCGGCGATGCCGAGTGGAAGTGGGAGCCGGAGGGCTTCGACACGTCGGGCACGCGTCGGGGTGTCTCGGCCGGAGACGGCATGATCTTCACCATCGCCGACGAGAACCGGGTCGTCGCCCTCGACCAGGAGACCGGCGAAGAGGTCTGGGTCGTGCAGGCGCAGGGTCCGAACGGCGAGGACGTCGGCAACGTCGACCGGGTCGCGACCGTCTACAACGACGGCATCGTCTACGCCCACGCCGCCAACGGCGACCGCGCTGCCGTCGTCGCGCTCGACTCGAGCGACGGCAGCCACATCTGGCACTTCTTCGGCGGCCCCGACCGCGGCACGATCTTCACCGACGTCAACGGGAACTCCGTCGACGCAGGTGCCACCTGGGGCCCGGTGCTGCCGGACGGCACCGACTGTGCGCTGGAGGGGGGCTCGACGCCGTGGATCCACGGCGCGGTCGACCCCGAGCTCGGCATGTACTACATGACGTTCGGCAACGCGCGGAGCTGCACCAGCTCGCAGGACGGGTCGCAGCGCCCGGGTGACAACCTGTTCTCGAGCACGATGGTCGCCGTCGACATGACGACCGGCGAGTACAAGTGGCACTACCAGTCGATCAAGCACGACGTCTGGGACATGGACAACGTCCACCCGCCGACGCTCGCCGACATCAAGGTGAAGGGGAAGACTCGCAAGGTCGTCTTCTACGGCAGCAAGTCCGGTCACCAGTTCGTCATCGACCGCACGAACGGCAAGTCGGTGCTGCCGGTCGTCGAGAAGCCGATGATCACCGACTCTCGCCAGAACCACGCTCTGACTCAACCGTTCCCTGAGCAGCGGCTCCTGCCGGAGTGCGTCGTCTGGGAGAAGCTCGACCGGGACAACGTGCCTGGCGACCCGTGGCGTGCCGTCCCGAACTACAACGGCTACCAGCCCGACGAGGACGGCAACCTGCTGTTCAACCCGGACAGCTACGTGAAGCAGGACGAGCCGTTCCTGACCTACCCGGGGGGTCAGGACCACCGCAAGGGCTGCATGTACGACCCCCAGTGGGATCTGCCGATCCTCTCGACCACCAGCCAGAACGGCGGCGGTGACTGGTCCAACCATGCCTACAGCCACCGCACCAACATGGTCTACTTCCCGTACGGCACCAACCCGGTGGCGCACTGGAACGGCGCCGGCGCCAACGGCCAGCGGGCGATCGGCCAGTACCAGACCGGCGGCATCCTGGCGTACGACGCGTCCACCGGCAAGAAGAGGTGGACCAACCATCTCGGGACCGACATGTCGCACGGTCAGGGCCCGCTGGTGACGGCGAGCGACCTGCTGTTCGTCGGACAGATCGACGGCAAGCTCCTGGCGATGAACGCCAGGAACGGCGACGTGCTCTGGGACTTCCAAACGGGCTCCGGCATCGCCGCGGCACCGGTGACGTACGAGATCGACGGGGAGCAGTACGTCGCCATTCTCGCCGCCGGCTCCACCAACCCGTACGGCGCCTCGGTGACCCAGGGCGACTCGCTGTGGGCGTTCAAGCTGGGGGGCAGCTACACGACCGAGTCGGGCAGCCAGGAGGGTCCGGACACGGCGCCGCTGTCGATCCGCCGCCCGGTCATGGGTGGGCCGGTCGAGGGCTCGACGGTGGACAACACCGTCCTTCTCGGCCGTACGGACCGTTCGACCGACACGGCCGCCGCCCAGGACAGCACGTCCCAGCGGGGGATGGCGCCGACGCACCTCCGGGTGCCGGTGGGGACGACGGTCACGTTCCGCAACCCGGGCGTCGAGACGTTCCCGAACTTCCCCAACCAGCTGGAGCACTGCGCGACGCAGTACTTCGAGGGGGAGTTCAATCCCCGCCTGCAGCCGGGGGAGACGTACGAGCACACCTTCGACCGTGCCGGCGAGTACTTCTTCAACGACTGCACCGACCCGCGCCCGGCGGGCAAGATCGAGGTCTACCTCGAGCCGCAGGATCAGCCCGGCGCGTTCAGGTTCATCCCGTCATGGCTGCACCTCGGGCCGGTCACGGGACAGTTCACGAACGTGCGCGGGAAGGTCACGGCCACGTTCGACGTACCCCGTGGCTACCGCTACGACGGTGACGCCGTCCTGAAAACGCCCCTGTCGGCTTCGCCGGTCGTACCCACCAAGGTCTCGACCGTCACGCTGCCTCCGTCCCTCGGCGGCGGCACGAAGCTCGTCGTGCAGCTCGACCGTGCCGATCTCGACAACAACGTTCCCGAGGGCAACGGCGTGGCGTTGACGCTGACGGCGAACTTCCTCGACAAGGGGGTGCAGAAGCAGCTCACGTCGACCGCGACGGTGAAGGTCACCAAGTAG
- the arr gene encoding NAD(+)--rifampin ADP-ribosyltransferase, which yields MEGLRQKDPGPFFHGTKAGLQPGDLLSAGYGSNYGEGREASFIYLTATLDAATWGAELARGEGPGRIYRVEPTGPFEDDPNLTNQRFPGNPTRSYRTREPLRVVDEVVDWAPHTPEDLLNMRAHLDELDRQGIEAINE from the coding sequence ATCGAGGGGCTACGGCAGAAGGATCCCGGGCCGTTCTTCCACGGGACGAAGGCCGGCTTGCAGCCCGGTGACCTTCTGTCAGCCGGGTACGGCTCCAACTACGGCGAGGGACGCGAGGCGAGCTTCATCTACCTCACCGCCACCCTCGACGCGGCGACCTGGGGAGCAGAGCTGGCGCGCGGCGAGGGGCCGGGCAGGATCTATCGCGTCGAACCCACGGGCCCCTTCGAGGACGACCCCAACCTGACGAACCAGCGGTTTCCGGGCAACCCGACGCGGTCGTACCGGACGCGTGAGCCGCTGCGCGTCGTCGACGAGGTCGTGGACTGGGCGCCGCACACGCCCGAGGATCTCCTGAACATGCGCGCCCACCTCGACGAGCTCGACCGTCAGGGCATCGAGGCCATCAACGAGTGA
- a CDS encoding MmcQ/YjbR family DNA-binding protein — translation MAVIEDVRPLGTELDRSYEVFVRGRLKFRVKQIVYVAFSLDERVMGFAYPKEERAALVASDPETFHLPSESDMRFNWVHADLAALDRGEARELVVDAWRMVVPKKLSLAYDLAHPDGPG, via the coding sequence ATGGCGGTGATCGAGGACGTCCGGCCGTTGGGGACGGAGCTGGACCGCTCGTACGAGGTGTTCGTACGCGGCAGGTTGAAGTTCCGCGTCAAGCAGATCGTCTACGTGGCGTTCTCGCTCGACGAGCGCGTGATGGGCTTCGCCTACCCGAAGGAGGAGCGCGCTGCGCTCGTCGCGAGCGACCCGGAGACCTTCCATCTGCCGTCTGAGTCGGACATGCGCTTCAACTGGGTGCACGCCGACCTCGCGGCGTTGGACCGTGGTGAAGCCCGCGAGCTCGTCGTCGACGCCTGGCGGATGGTCGTCCCTAAGAAGCTCTCCCTCGCGTACGACCTCGCGCATCCCGACGGCCCAGGATGA
- a CDS encoding ATP-binding protein, with product MSADGPGDNFIEVIASEVVADPGNLALREDFVTLLLEKDPGRAATELDAFEALGGDPARTRLLRARLMAARLRSSNPAPTPAPAPAPADDDRLDSTAAATASLWDAVRPAVTLADVAGLAEVKQHLDMTFLAPLRNPEMAAAFGQTPGGSLLMYGPPGCGKTYIARAIAGDLGASFIHVTLADLLSKWIGESEKAIQSVFRDARAAAPCVIFFDEFDALGGRRTSGGGGSQTMRMLVTQLLEELDGVSSANDGVYFLAATNRPWDIDSALRRPGRIDKTVLVLPPDAVARAAIVQGALEGKPADGVDVVAVAAATEGFSGADLSHLTTTVLQQAMAQSMSSGALVPVTTDAMLAAVGSITPSTTSWFDQVAPVLEYGVDDGTFDQLRAYRVKRGMR from the coding sequence GTGAGCGCCGACGGCCCAGGCGACAACTTCATCGAGGTGATCGCGAGCGAGGTGGTGGCCGACCCCGGCAACCTGGCGCTGCGCGAGGACTTCGTCACGTTGCTGCTCGAGAAGGACCCCGGTCGCGCCGCCACCGAGCTGGACGCGTTCGAGGCCCTCGGCGGTGATCCGGCACGGACCCGTCTGCTGCGCGCCCGGCTGATGGCCGCGCGACTGCGATCGTCGAACCCGGCCCCGACTCCGGCTCCGGCTCCGGCTCCGGCCGACGACGACCGTCTGGACAGCACCGCTGCTGCGACGGCGTCGCTCTGGGACGCCGTGCGCCCGGCAGTGACGCTGGCCGACGTCGCCGGCCTCGCCGAAGTCAAGCAGCACCTCGACATGACGTTTCTCGCCCCGCTGCGCAACCCCGAGATGGCGGCGGCGTTCGGCCAGACGCCCGGGGGCTCCCTCCTGATGTACGGCCCACCCGGTTGCGGCAAGACGTACATCGCCAGGGCGATCGCCGGCGACCTCGGAGCGTCCTTCATCCACGTGACCCTCGCAGATCTGCTCAGCAAGTGGATCGGGGAGAGCGAGAAGGCGATCCAGAGCGTGTTCCGCGACGCCCGAGCAGCAGCGCCGTGCGTGATCTTCTTCGACGAGTTCGATGCGCTTGGTGGCCGGCGTACGTCCGGTGGTGGCGGGTCGCAGACGATGCGGATGCTCGTGACACAGCTGCTGGAGGAGCTCGACGGGGTCTCCAGCGCGAACGACGGCGTCTACTTCCTCGCGGCGACGAACCGCCCGTGGGACATCGACTCCGCACTGCGCCGACCGGGCCGGATCGACAAGACCGTGCTCGTGCTGCCACCTGACGCGGTCGCCCGGGCCGCGATCGTCCAAGGCGCGCTGGAGGGCAAGCCGGCCGACGGCGTCGACGTCGTGGCGGTCGCTGCGGCAACCGAGGGGTTCTCCGGTGCTGACCTCAGTCACCTGACGACCACGGTGCTGCAGCAGGCGATGGCCCAGTCGATGAGCAGCGGTGCGCTGGTGCCGGTCACCACCGACGCGATGCTGGCCGCGGTCGGCAGCATCACCCCTTCTACGACGTCCTGGTTCGACCAGGTGGCGCCCGTGCTGGAGTACGGCGTCGACGACGGCACCTTCGACCAGCTGCGGGCGTACCGGGTCAAGCGAGGCATGCGATGA
- a CDS encoding DUF4345 domain-containing protein, producing the protein MSALKTLGRVTGWTCVGIGALQVVGGVRTEPGMSGDATVDSHVRFMGAAFAGYGVGWLDASADTEPDLGRLRLLAGLMALGGLSRLVTRSTFGRPHRFHDALLAVELAAPLAVEAAARRDRRTP; encoded by the coding sequence ATGTCAGCACTGAAGACGCTGGGACGCGTGACCGGATGGACCTGTGTCGGCATCGGCGCGCTGCAGGTGGTCGGCGGAGTACGCACGGAGCCCGGCATGAGTGGGGATGCGACCGTGGACTCGCACGTCCGCTTCATGGGCGCCGCCTTCGCGGGCTACGGAGTGGGCTGGCTCGACGCCTCGGCGGACACCGAGCCTGACCTCGGCCGGTTACGGCTCCTTGCCGGGCTCATGGCCCTCGGTGGCCTCTCTCGACTCGTCACCCGTTCCACGTTCGGCCGGCCGCACCGCTTCCACGACGCGCTGCTCGCCGTGGAGCTGGCCGCCCCGCTCGCCGTCGAGGCAGCGGCACGGCGAGACCGCCGTACCCCGTAG